The following coding sequences lie in one Oryctolagus cuniculus chromosome 7, mOryCun1.1, whole genome shotgun sequence genomic window:
- the LOC100343263 gene encoding GTPase IMAP family member 1 isoform X2: MGGRRMVRDEESAYGLEEDSQSCQVPRLRLVLVGRTGVGKSATGNSILGQRRFLSRLESSAVTRTCSMASCRRARWHVDVIDTPDIFHSQVPKTDPGGLERGRCYLLSAPGPHALLLVTQLGRYTAQDQEAVRRVKEMFGEGVMAWTVVVFTRKEDLAGGCLQDYVRCTENRALRELAAECGGRICAFDNRATGREQEAQVQQLLGLVERLVRENGGAHYTNEEYGVLRALHWASPEERLRRVAEKVAARMQRSRGSWLLARLWEWQKSLRNHWRLGLALLLGGACLLYLLFYRHQPEPSAEVHSD, translated from the exons ATGGGAGGTCGGAGGATGGTGAGAGATGAAGAGAGCGCCTATG GTTTGGAAGAGGACAGCCAGTCCTGCCAGGTGCCCAGGCTGAGGCTCGTCTTGGTTGGGAGGACAGGAGTCGGGAAGAGCGCCACGGGGAACAGCATCCTGGGCCAGAGAAGGTTCCTCTCCAGGCTTGAGAGCTCGGCGGTCACCAGAACCTGCTCCATGGCCAGCTGCAGGCGGGCCAGGTGGCACGTGGACGTCATCGACACCCCAGACATTTTCCACTCCCAAGTCCCCAAAACAGACCCAGGAGGTTTGGAGAGAGGTCGCTGCTACCTGCTCTCGGCCCCAGGGCCCCATGCGCTGCTCCTGGTGACCCAGCTGGGCCGCTACACGGCCCAGGACCAGGAGGCGGTGAGGAGGGTGAAGGAGATGTTCGGGGAGGGCGTGATGGCTTGGACAGTCGTGGTCTTCACCAGGAAGGAGGACCTGGCCGGGGGCTGCCTCCAGGACTACGTGCGCTGCACAGAGAATCGGGCTCTGCGGGAACTGGCGGCCGAGTGCGGGGGCAGAATCTGTGCCTTTGACAACCGAGCCACCGGCCGTGAGCAGGAGGCCCAGGTGCAGCAGCTGCTGGGCCTGGTGGAGCGCCTGGTCAGGGAGAACGGAGGTGCCCACTACACCAACGAGGAGTACGGTGTGCTGCGGGCCCTGCACTGGGCCAGCCCCGAGGAGCGCCTCCGAAGGGTGGCAGAGAAGGTCGCGGCCCGCATGCAGAGGTccaggggctcctggctgctggcccggCTGTGGGAGTGGCAGAAGTCGCTCAGGAACCACTGGAGACTGGGCCTGGCCCTCCTCCTGGGGGGTGcctgtctgctctacttgctGTTCTACAGGCACCAGCCTGAGCCCTCGGCTGAGGTCCATTCTGATTGA
- the LOC100343263 gene encoding GTPase IMAP family member 1 isoform X1: MTKMLGLSNGLDFEEVGSMGGRRMVRDEESAYGLEEDSQSCQVPRLRLVLVGRTGVGKSATGNSILGQRRFLSRLESSAVTRTCSMASCRRARWHVDVIDTPDIFHSQVPKTDPGGLERGRCYLLSAPGPHALLLVTQLGRYTAQDQEAVRRVKEMFGEGVMAWTVVVFTRKEDLAGGCLQDYVRCTENRALRELAAECGGRICAFDNRATGREQEAQVQQLLGLVERLVRENGGAHYTNEEYGVLRALHWASPEERLRRVAEKVAARMQRSRGSWLLARLWEWQKSLRNHWRLGLALLLGGACLLYLLFYRHQPEPSAEVHSD, from the exons ATGACAAAGATGCTCGGGCTTTCAAACGGACTAGATTTCGAAGAAGTG GGAAGCATGGGAGGTCGGAGGATGGTGAGAGATGAAGAGAGCGCCTATG GTTTGGAAGAGGACAGCCAGTCCTGCCAGGTGCCCAGGCTGAGGCTCGTCTTGGTTGGGAGGACAGGAGTCGGGAAGAGCGCCACGGGGAACAGCATCCTGGGCCAGAGAAGGTTCCTCTCCAGGCTTGAGAGCTCGGCGGTCACCAGAACCTGCTCCATGGCCAGCTGCAGGCGGGCCAGGTGGCACGTGGACGTCATCGACACCCCAGACATTTTCCACTCCCAAGTCCCCAAAACAGACCCAGGAGGTTTGGAGAGAGGTCGCTGCTACCTGCTCTCGGCCCCAGGGCCCCATGCGCTGCTCCTGGTGACCCAGCTGGGCCGCTACACGGCCCAGGACCAGGAGGCGGTGAGGAGGGTGAAGGAGATGTTCGGGGAGGGCGTGATGGCTTGGACAGTCGTGGTCTTCACCAGGAAGGAGGACCTGGCCGGGGGCTGCCTCCAGGACTACGTGCGCTGCACAGAGAATCGGGCTCTGCGGGAACTGGCGGCCGAGTGCGGGGGCAGAATCTGTGCCTTTGACAACCGAGCCACCGGCCGTGAGCAGGAGGCCCAGGTGCAGCAGCTGCTGGGCCTGGTGGAGCGCCTGGTCAGGGAGAACGGAGGTGCCCACTACACCAACGAGGAGTACGGTGTGCTGCGGGCCCTGCACTGGGCCAGCCCCGAGGAGCGCCTCCGAAGGGTGGCAGAGAAGGTCGCGGCCCGCATGCAGAGGTccaggggctcctggctgctggcccggCTGTGGGAGTGGCAGAAGTCGCTCAGGAACCACTGGAGACTGGGCCTGGCCCTCCTCCTGGGGGGTGcctgtctgctctacttgctGTTCTACAGGCACCAGCCTGAGCCCTCGGCTGAGGTCCATTCTGATTGA